Proteins encoded together in one Janthinobacterium tructae window:
- a CDS encoding AraC family transcriptional regulator, with protein sequence MSALLLRFGFSADTFFQGTFCGNNHFPAQPGRGHLHLVREGPATFVHADGTRLHVDAPTLILYPRPQAHGLHTGAGTAQLLCASVHLAGDGEAAIDSLPACLQVPLAQLPAMAGVLELLFDEAQHGGLGQKLVLNRLCDVLIVQLLRHALANHLMSAACLLDPSDAVLANAMTAMRDHPGRHWTVASLATLCGMSRSRFARQFHAVIGCPPAAYLTGQRMLRAQALLQQGRLVQDVALEVGYASQPAFTRAFRACTRLSPRDWLTQGNS encoded by the coding sequence TTGTCTGCCCTATTGCTGCGCTTTGGATTCTCAGCCGACACCTTCTTCCAGGGAACGTTTTGCGGCAACAACCACTTTCCCGCGCAGCCGGGAAGGGGCCATCTGCATCTGGTGCGCGAAGGGCCGGCGACCTTCGTCCACGCAGACGGCACCCGGCTGCACGTCGATGCGCCCACGCTGATTCTCTACCCGCGCCCGCAGGCGCATGGTCTGCATACGGGTGCCGGCACGGCGCAGCTGTTATGCGCCAGCGTGCATCTGGCGGGCGACGGCGAGGCTGCGATCGACAGCCTGCCGGCCTGCCTGCAGGTGCCGCTGGCGCAACTGCCGGCGATGGCTGGCGTGCTCGAGCTGCTGTTCGACGAGGCGCAGCATGGCGGGCTGGGACAGAAACTGGTGCTCAACCGCTTGTGCGACGTGCTGATCGTCCAGCTGCTGCGCCATGCGCTGGCCAACCATCTCATGTCGGCCGCATGCCTGCTCGACCCGTCCGATGCCGTCCTCGCCAACGCCATGACGGCCATGCGCGACCATCCCGGGCGCCACTGGACGGTGGCATCACTGGCCACCCTGTGCGGCATGTCGCGCAGCCGCTTCGCGCGCCAGTTCCACGCGGTCATCGGTTGCCCGCCGGCCGCATACCTGACGGGCCAGCGCATGTTGCGCGCCCAGGCGCTGCTCCAGCAAGGCCGGCTGGTGCAGGATGTCGCGCTGGAAGTGGGCTATGCCAGCCAGCCGGCTTTCACCCGTGCCTTCCGCGCTTGCACCAGGCTGTCGCCGCGCGACTGGCTGACACAGGGCAACAGCTAG